Proteins from a single region of Flavobacterium sp. YJ01:
- a CDS encoding ATP-binding protein: protein MKIKDIINRDLVTLTNCDQEPIHIPGKIQPHGFLIGLTDDWIIDFCTSNISSYIDVSHKQALGEKFETVFGGRAQEQIFNYINSDTVQDVFPLEIELLHKNFQVNIHKSNDIYVLEAEEQFDKQILADVYTQTIQFVNQMNNTKSLKDLCALVAEGTREITGYDRVMIYRFDEQYNGEVYAESCRNDLEPFLGLHYPHTDIPVQARELYIRNELRLIADINYQAVPIFTVDDKEDKNLDLSLSILRSSSPIHVEYLKNMGVGATLTISLIHHDRLWGLIACHHYSEKNISPAVRLAAKLQGQFITSQIDIRESNDENSSAKISTDALEHLTALELPLAENSLNTIIKMPELLSLCNAGGVSILFRNKIYKNGLTPDDDQIKAFVELLENRKSAEFYATRKISEDFPELEGCSNFAGAVYHALGSSGHVIWYRSETVSEISWAGDPEKSIVKDEKGLHPRNSFNIWKQIVKGQSSIWKQYEINSAAKYAHSLHNNLMMILLSEEEEKYRLQSEILKETNSELENINWISTHDLQEPLRKIQMITSKLLSEKSSNPEDPEFDSLQRVSKSASKMRELLQDILKYTRIKNTREAAEKIDLNLIFETVIEEISELLLESDASIECEKLPEVNAISFLMKQLFLNLIQNSLKYASPDRLPAIKITASQEPVLLKDRFTVYCSWVKFSDNGIGFDQQYADSIFKVFTRLHNQDQYSGSGIGLALCKKIMQTIGGAISAEGKLGEGASITIYFPYDPEENLI, encoded by the coding sequence ATGAAGATTAAAGATATAATTAACCGTGATCTGGTTACATTGACAAATTGTGACCAGGAACCGATACATATTCCTGGAAAGATTCAGCCGCACGGTTTTTTAATCGGGCTTACTGATGACTGGATAATAGATTTCTGCACCAGCAATATTTCTTCTTATATCGATGTGAGCCATAAGCAGGCATTAGGTGAAAAATTCGAAACTGTTTTTGGCGGACGTGCTCAGGAACAGATTTTTAATTATATAAATTCAGATACAGTACAGGATGTGTTTCCGCTGGAAATAGAGCTGCTGCATAAAAACTTTCAGGTCAATATCCATAAAAGCAATGATATATATGTTTTAGAAGCTGAAGAGCAGTTCGATAAACAGATTCTGGCAGATGTCTACACGCAGACTATCCAGTTTGTGAACCAGATGAACAATACAAAATCGCTGAAAGATCTTTGTGCGCTGGTCGCCGAGGGAACAAGGGAAATAACGGGATATGACCGTGTAATGATCTATCGTTTTGATGAGCAGTACAACGGTGAAGTTTATGCTGAAAGCTGCAGGAATGATCTTGAACCATTTTTAGGGCTGCACTACCCGCACACGGATATTCCTGTTCAGGCCAGAGAATTGTATATCAGGAATGAACTCAGACTGATTGCTGATATCAATTACCAGGCTGTTCCCATTTTTACAGTTGATGACAAGGAAGATAAAAATCTAGATTTAAGCCTTTCCATTTTAAGAAGTTCATCTCCAATCCACGTGGAATATCTTAAAAATATGGGTGTCGGCGCTACACTGACCATTTCCCTTATTCATCATGACCGTTTATGGGGGCTGATTGCCTGCCACCATTATTCGGAAAAAAACATTTCTCCGGCAGTAAGACTCGCGGCAAAACTTCAAGGCCAGTTTATCACTTCGCAGATTGATATCCGGGAATCCAATGATGAGAACAGCAGTGCTAAGATATCGACAGATGCATTAGAGCATCTAACAGCTCTTGAGCTTCCGTTGGCTGAAAACTCTTTAAACACTATTATCAAAATGCCCGAGTTGTTGTCGCTGTGCAATGCAGGAGGAGTTTCAATATTGTTCAGAAATAAAATTTACAAGAACGGATTAACACCTGATGACGATCAGATCAAAGCTTTTGTTGAACTGCTGGAGAATAGGAAATCAGCCGAGTTTTATGCGACCAGAAAAATAAGCGAAGATTTTCCTGAATTAGAAGGCTGCTCCAATTTTGCAGGAGCAGTGTATCACGCTCTTGGCAGTTCCGGTCATGTCATCTGGTACAGGTCTGAAACTGTCTCGGAAATCAGCTGGGCAGGCGATCCGGAAAAAAGCATAGTCAAAGATGAAAAAGGGCTGCATCCAAGAAACTCCTTTAATATCTGGAAACAGATTGTTAAAGGGCAGAGCAGCATTTGGAAGCAGTATGAAATAAATTCAGCAGCCAAATATGCACATTCCCTGCATAATAATCTGATGATGATTCTGCTGAGCGAGGAGGAAGAAAAATACAGGCTTCAAAGTGAAATTTTGAAGGAGACCAATTCCGAACTGGAAAATATAAACTGGATCAGTACGCATGATCTGCAGGAGCCGCTTAGAAAAATTCAGATGATTACATCCAAGCTGCTTTCGGAAAAAAGCAGCAATCCTGAAGATCCTGAATTTGATTCCCTGCAGCGCGTTTCAAAATCTGCATCAAAAATGCGCGAACTGCTGCAGGATATTTTGAAATATACCCGGATTAAAAACACCAGAGAAGCAGCAGAAAAAATTGATCTTAATCTAATTTTTGAAACCGTAATCGAGGAAATCAGCGAGCTGCTTCTCGAAAGCGATGCCTCTATTGAGTGCGAAAAGCTTCCGGAAGTAAATGCAATCAGTTTTTTAATGAAACAGCTGTTCTTAAATCTTATACAAAATTCATTGAAATATGCTTCTCCTGACCGATTGCCTGCAATTAAAATTACGGCTTCACAGGAACCGGTGCTTCTAAAAGACAGGTTTACCGTATACTGCAGCTGGGTGAAATTTTCGGATAACGGAATAGGTTTTGACCAGCAGTACGCAGATTCTATATTCAAAGTTTTTACCAGACTCCATAATCAGGACCAGTACAGCGGTTCAGGAATTGGACTTGCGCTGTGTAAAAAAATCATGCAGACAATCGGCGGAGCAATTTCTGCTGAAGGGAAATTGGGAGAAGGTGCCTCTATCACTATTTATTTCCCGTATGATCCGGAAGAAAACCTCATTTAA
- a CDS encoding glycoside hydrolase family 43 protein encodes MKRKNYALKQILIAILFFVGSTILFAQKTFTNPILDYGPDPFSTFYDGYYYYTHTMQDRLVLFKTKNLADLKNAEQKTIWIAPKNTDYAAEIWAPEFHFIDGKWYAYFAADNGNNNTHRMYVLENDSKDPMKGEWIFKGKIAAKTDKWAIDGNIFTYKKQLYMIWSGWEGDTNGQQNIYIAKMKSPTEIDGDRVRISSPTYPWELFGALHDDVNPPQVNVNEGPQFLLHNGKVFIVFSASGCWTDNYSLGLLAFTGKDNLLDASAWIKSDKPILQQSDKNKVYAPGHNSFFKSPNGKEDWILYHGNSNPGEGCGEKRSPRMQKIKWDKNGNPIIGSPEAAGVPLKIPAI; translated from the coding sequence ATGAAAAGAAAAAATTACGCATTAAAGCAAATACTAATTGCGATTCTTTTTTTTGTCGGAAGCACTATTTTATTCGCACAAAAAACATTTACCAATCCCATTTTAGATTATGGTCCCGATCCGTTTAGCACTTTCTACGACGGTTACTACTATTATACCCATACCATGCAAGACCGTTTGGTGCTTTTTAAAACCAAAAATCTGGCAGATCTTAAAAATGCCGAACAGAAAACCATTTGGATTGCGCCAAAAAACACCGATTATGCCGCTGAAATCTGGGCGCCAGAGTTTCATTTTATTGATGGAAAATGGTACGCCTATTTTGCGGCAGATAACGGAAACAATAATACGCACAGAATGTATGTTTTGGAAAATGATTCAAAAGATCCTATGAAAGGCGAATGGATTTTTAAAGGAAAAATCGCCGCTAAAACCGATAAATGGGCAATTGATGGAAACATTTTTACTTATAAAAAACAATTGTACATGATTTGGTCGGGTTGGGAAGGAGACACCAACGGACAGCAGAATATTTATATCGCCAAAATGAAATCGCCCACAGAAATCGATGGAGACAGAGTTCGAATTTCAAGTCCGACATATCCTTGGGAATTATTTGGTGCTTTGCATGATGATGTAAATCCGCCTCAGGTAAATGTGAATGAAGGTCCTCAATTCCTTTTGCATAATGGAAAAGTATTTATTGTTTTTTCTGCAAGCGGATGCTGGACAGATAATTATAGTTTAGGATTGCTGGCTTTTACAGGAAAAGATAATTTATTGGATGCATCGGCATGGATAAAATCAGATAAACCCATTTTACAGCAATCGGATAAAAATAAAGTATACGCGCCAGGACATAATTCGTTTTTTAAATCGCCAAACGGAAAAGAAGATTGGATTTTATACCATGGAAATTCAAATCCGGGTGAGGGCTGCGGCGAAAAAAGATCACCTAGAATGCAAAAAATAAAATGGGATAAAAATGGAAATCCAATAATTGGAAGTCCAGAAGCGGCGGGAGTTCCGTTAAAAATTCCAGCCATTTAA
- a CDS encoding TIM-barrel domain-containing protein — MAFLSLSITITKAQEISLEKSSLVGNRIAEFIPKGFDQSKTPSLMLSSEPKSKGKVPANWSLIPEFSFKNNKASAVIKLQGNVSLYGGGEVTGPLLRNGQSIKLWNTDTGAYSVEGGKRLYQTHPWVMGVREDGSAFGIIFDSSWKAELITNSDQIVYNSEGALFRVYIIDRNSPQEVIKGLSELTGTIKLPPRWALGYHQCRFSYDSEKRVMEIADTFREKKIPCDVIWMDIDYMQGYRVFTFDSIRFSNPKRLNDNLHQNGFRAVYMIDPGVKVDKDYSVYQSGSKDNVWVMKNNGEEYHGKVWPGDCAFPDFTSPKTRTWWSGLYKDFLNTGIDGVWNDMNEPAVNDNDFPEDKRLGTMPYDTPHKGGGNLPQGSHLLYHNAYGRLMVEASYEGILKTNPGKRPFLLTRSNLLGGQRYAATWTGDNFAGWDHLKLSVPMSLTLGLSGQPFNGPDIGGFLGNTDGDLWANWLSFGAFMPFARGHACAGTNDKEPWAYGSEIEKTSRIALERRYRLLPYLYTLFYESSKTGLPVMAPVFFADGKDARLRAEEQAFLLGENLLVVPAFAKDPKLPNGIWGELNLIEGEKEDKYQAKLKIRGGSIIPAGKIIQNAGENSFDPLSLFVCLNEKNTAKGELYLDAGDGFGFEKGDYALITFAAEKKNDKVLVKAAKIEGKRKSSEIQKINVSLMLEGKIYMASGTLKDGITISLK, encoded by the coding sequence ATGGCCTTTTTGTCATTGTCTATAACTATCACCAAAGCTCAAGAAATCTCCCTAGAAAAATCTTCTTTGGTAGGAAACAGAATCGCAGAATTTATTCCGAAAGGATTTGATCAAAGCAAAACGCCTTCGCTGATGCTTTCTTCAGAACCAAAATCTAAAGGAAAAGTACCAGCAAATTGGAGTTTAATTCCTGAATTTTCATTTAAAAATAATAAAGCAAGCGCAGTTATCAAACTTCAGGGAAACGTAAGTCTGTATGGAGGAGGTGAAGTAACTGGACCACTTTTACGCAACGGACAATCTATAAAATTATGGAATACAGACACAGGTGCGTACAGCGTTGAAGGCGGTAAGAGATTGTACCAAACCCATCCGTGGGTTATGGGCGTTCGCGAAGACGGCTCTGCTTTCGGAATTATTTTCGATAGTAGTTGGAAAGCAGAATTAATTACCAATTCAGATCAGATTGTTTACAATTCTGAAGGCGCTTTGTTTAGAGTTTATATTATAGACAGAAATTCTCCGCAAGAAGTGATAAAAGGACTTTCTGAACTTACAGGAACGATCAAATTGCCTCCGCGTTGGGCATTAGGATACCATCAATGCAGATTTTCTTATGACAGCGAAAAACGTGTTATGGAAATTGCAGACACTTTTAGAGAAAAGAAAATTCCGTGCGATGTAATCTGGATGGATATCGATTATATGCAAGGATATCGCGTTTTTACATTCGATAGCATTCGATTTTCAAACCCTAAAAGATTAAATGACAATCTGCATCAGAACGGTTTTCGCGCTGTCTATATGATCGATCCAGGAGTAAAAGTAGATAAAGATTACAGCGTTTACCAATCGGGTTCTAAAGATAATGTTTGGGTGATGAAAAATAATGGAGAAGAATATCACGGAAAAGTTTGGCCGGGAGATTGTGCTTTTCCTGATTTTACTTCTCCAAAAACCAGAACTTGGTGGAGCGGACTTTATAAAGATTTCTTAAATACTGGAATTGACGGTGTCTGGAATGATATGAATGAACCTGCCGTCAATGATAATGATTTTCCAGAAGACAAACGTCTTGGAACAATGCCTTACGATACGCCGCATAAAGGCGGAGGAAATTTACCGCAAGGTTCGCATTTACTTTATCACAACGCTTACGGACGGTTGATGGTTGAAGCATCTTATGAAGGAATTTTAAAAACAAATCCAGGAAAACGCCCTTTTCTGCTTACCAGATCAAATTTATTGGGAGGACAGCGTTACGCGGCAACTTGGACGGGCGATAATTTTGCTGGCTGGGATCATTTGAAACTTTCTGTGCCAATGTCACTTACATTAGGATTATCCGGACAGCCTTTTAACGGACCAGATATTGGAGGTTTCTTAGGAAATACAGATGGCGATTTATGGGCAAACTGGTTGAGTTTTGGCGCTTTTATGCCTTTTGCCCGCGGGCATGCCTGTGCAGGAACAAATGATAAAGAACCTTGGGCTTATGGATCAGAAATCGAGAAAACTTCTCGAATTGCTTTAGAACGCCGTTATCGTTTGTTGCCTTATTTGTACACACTTTTTTATGAATCTTCTAAAACGGGACTTCCAGTTATGGCTCCTGTATTTTTTGCAGATGGAAAAGATGCGCGTTTAAGAGCCGAGGAACAGGCTTTTTTATTAGGAGAAAATCTGCTGGTTGTTCCTGCTTTTGCAAAAGATCCAAAACTGCCTAATGGAATTTGGGGAGAATTAAATTTGATCGAAGGCGAAAAAGAAGATAAATACCAAGCAAAACTGAAAATAAGAGGCGGTTCTATTATTCCTGCTGGAAAAATAATTCAAAATGCGGGAGAAAATTCTTTTGATCCGTTGAGTCTTTTTGTTTGTCTTAATGAAAAAAATACGGCAAAAGGAGAATTGTATTTAGATGCCGGCGATGGTTTTGGATTTGAAAAAGGAGATTATGCTTTAATCACTTTTGCTGCCGAAAAAAAGAATGATAAAGTTTTGGTGAAAGCTGCAAAAATAGAAGGGAAGAGAAAAAGCAGTGAAATTCAAAAAATCAATGTGAGCTTAATGCTTGAAGGCAAAATATATATGGCTTCAGGAACGCTAAAAGATGGAATTACAATCTCATTAAAATAA
- a CDS encoding response regulator, producing the protein MTHKEFRHVLLADDDLDDCEFFSDVFKTEFTDVKLTVSNDGNKLMAVLKGPPTPEADLIFLDLNMPMLSGPQCLEKIRASLELNKHIVVIFSTSSDPADILKMYSLGANYFITKPAEYNHLSKLIGRAMDLVSQTGAEQPAFEKFYIAI; encoded by the coding sequence ATGACTCATAAAGAATTTAGACACGTCTTGCTTGCAGATGACGATTTGGATGACTGCGAATTTTTTTCTGATGTATTTAAAACAGAATTCACGGATGTAAAACTTACTGTTTCAAATGACGGCAATAAATTAATGGCAGTACTTAAAGGCCCGCCCACTCCAGAAGCAGATTTGATTTTTCTAGACCTAAATATGCCGATGCTATCAGGGCCGCAATGCCTTGAAAAAATAAGAGCATCATTGGAACTTAACAAGCACATTGTTGTTATTTTCAGCACAAGCAGCGATCCAGCAGATATACTGAAAATGTATTCCCTGGGCGCCAACTATTTTATTACAAAACCTGCTGAGTACAATCACCTGTCTAAACTTATAGGAAGAGCTATGGATTTGGTATCACAGACCGGCGCCGAGCAGCCTGCATTTGAAAAATTTTATATTGCAATTTGA
- a CDS encoding hybrid sensor histidine kinase/response regulator transcription factor, protein MQRFFKKGTIICLLFLSTTIFSQEYYFKHYKVENGMSNNTVLASLQDKDGFLWFGTKDGLNRFDGYHFKTFRSGKDPKTSLGINYIQSLHEFKNLIWVGTDKGLYSYDKKLEKFTFINEAINNRINDIDNDLKNNLWFISIGTLIKYNVDTKETRMFDGRNSFYATSIACDSKGGIWVSSYDDLYHYSEATQSFDKITVQMPNNTFSISAIYALDANSILIGTRDHGIYKYDVSSGKTAPFMTGIEKPVFVRQFKRNKNDLWIASESGVYIYNLQSKAVRNLRKSPSDPYAISDNAAYSITIDKENGIWIGTYFGGVNYHQKQYDQFKKYFPRKSENAIVGSAVREIHKDDKGNLWIGTEDAGINKFNLQTKKFTNYQPNGTKSGLSFYNIHGVLPRGNKIWLGTFEHGLDIMDANSGQIIRHYDHNTASFKSDFIVSFYETPDKKAYVITSVGIYLYDDKTDSFTITSDFSESTHFTCMFRDKDGNFWAGSYRDGLFYYNPKTKEKAVYRHDFKDDKSISNDFITSIFQDKQNNLWIATENGLNLLDAKKREFKKFTTKDGFSSNVIYSILQDENDNLCITTSKGLVKFNYKTKAVKIFTTANGLLSDQFNYSSAFKDSNGDMYFGNLNGMISFNAKNFNTYKYNPPIYITGLQINNQEVIVNDENSPLDESVSYIKKITLKNNQSNFNIDFAALSYTAPELTQYWYKLDGISDDWVYLNKNNKVFFTELPSGDYKFRVKSLSAGGIWSKEAMVAITILPPFWASNYAFFLYFLLIAGSLYWLLRRYHHMNIKENDRKIATLNNEKEKEIYHAKIEFFTNVAHEIRTPLTLIKSPLESLLKRSYESPDIIPNLSLMEKNTSRLLNLVNELLDFRKTEMEGLGLTFVETNISVLVKQLQLQFTPLSEEKNIYVKLELGEKDVYAFVDEEAIRKILSNLISNAIKYAKSEVVITLFRDENSLEFIVKNDGNLIPKSLKNKIFEPFFRILGSETQTGTGIGLSLAHSLTELHNGTLKLQFLDDSMNTFVLKLPLRQQSEFHLYKDNSENALKETNEELENEATAKNIRTQILVVEDNMELLNFMSKELGKEYKIFKAANGEEALKVIHNETIHIVISDITMPIMDGIELCSRIKSNLETSHIPVILLTALSAVQSRIQGLESGADAYIAKPFSMDFILAQITNLLSNRRHLMEHYASSPLSHLKTIAHNKIDEEFIKKLDDIINQNMADTNLSVESLADILHMSRSTLYRKIKDITNLSPNELINNARLKKAAELLLSGKYKVYEIAEIVGYNSQSSFSRNFQKSFAMSPSEFVSNEKTASKE, encoded by the coding sequence ATGCAAAGATTTTTCAAAAAAGGGACAATCATTTGTCTTTTGTTTTTGTCGACCACAATTTTTAGCCAGGAATATTATTTCAAACATTATAAAGTTGAAAATGGTATGTCCAACAATACCGTTTTAGCATCGCTACAGGATAAAGATGGTTTCTTATGGTTTGGAACCAAAGACGGCTTAAATCGTTTTGATGGTTATCATTTCAAAACTTTTCGAAGCGGAAAAGATCCGAAAACTTCTTTGGGCATAAATTACATTCAATCGCTTCATGAGTTTAAAAACCTTATTTGGGTAGGTACTGATAAAGGACTCTACTCATATGATAAAAAGTTGGAAAAATTTACTTTCATCAACGAGGCAATCAACAATCGCATCAATGATATTGATAATGATTTGAAGAATAATTTATGGTTTATTTCTATCGGAACACTAATTAAATATAATGTTGATACGAAAGAAACCAGAATGTTTGACGGGCGAAATTCATTTTACGCGACTTCTATTGCTTGCGATAGTAAAGGCGGAATCTGGGTTTCTTCTTACGATGATTTATATCATTATTCTGAAGCGACTCAAAGTTTTGACAAAATTACGGTTCAAATGCCTAATAATACTTTTTCAATTTCTGCTATTTATGCCTTAGACGCTAATTCTATCTTAATTGGAACGCGCGATCATGGCATTTATAAATATGATGTTTCGAGCGGAAAAACAGCTCCATTTATGACAGGAATTGAAAAACCGGTTTTTGTACGTCAGTTTAAAAGGAACAAAAATGATTTATGGATTGCCAGCGAATCCGGCGTTTACATTTATAATTTACAATCTAAGGCAGTTAGAAATCTAAGAAAAAGTCCGAGCGATCCTTATGCGATTTCGGATAATGCGGCTTATTCGATTACAATTGACAAAGAAAACGGTATTTGGATCGGAACGTATTTTGGCGGCGTAAATTACCATCAGAAGCAATACGATCAGTTTAAGAAATATTTTCCTCGAAAAAGCGAAAATGCGATTGTTGGAAGCGCCGTTCGCGAAATTCATAAAGATGATAAAGGAAATCTTTGGATTGGCACTGAAGACGCTGGAATTAATAAATTTAATTTGCAAACCAAGAAATTTACTAATTACCAACCCAATGGAACCAAGTCTGGACTCTCTTTCTATAACATTCATGGCGTTTTACCCAGGGGAAATAAGATTTGGCTTGGAACTTTCGAACATGGACTTGATATTATGGATGCCAATTCTGGACAAATTATCAGACATTACGATCATAATACGGCTAGTTTTAAAAGCGATTTTATAGTTTCCTTTTATGAAACTCCAGATAAAAAGGCATACGTAATCACTTCTGTTGGGATTTATTTATATGATGATAAAACTGACAGCTTTACAATCACTAGCGATTTTTCAGAGAGCACACATTTCACTTGTATGTTTAGAGACAAAGATGGAAACTTTTGGGCAGGCTCTTATCGCGACGGACTTTTTTATTACAATCCGAAAACAAAAGAAAAAGCGGTTTATAGACATGATTTTAAAGATGATAAAAGCATTAGCAATGACTTCATCACTTCTATTTTTCAAGACAAACAAAATAATCTTTGGATTGCTACCGAAAATGGCTTGAATTTATTGGACGCCAAAAAAAGAGAATTCAAAAAATTTACCACCAAAGACGGATTTTCGAGCAATGTGATTTATTCCATTCTGCAAGATGAAAACGATAATTTATGCATTACGACTTCAAAAGGTTTGGTGAAGTTTAATTATAAAACCAAAGCCGTTAAAATTTTCACGACTGCAAATGGCTTATTGAGCGATCAGTTTAATTACAGTTCGGCGTTTAAGGATTCGAATGGTGATATGTATTTTGGAAATCTCAATGGCATGATTAGTTTTAATGCTAAGAATTTCAATACTTACAAATACAACCCGCCTATATATATTACGGGACTTCAAATTAATAATCAAGAAGTTATCGTAAACGATGAAAATTCTCCACTCGACGAATCTGTTTCTTACATAAAGAAAATCACTTTAAAAAATAATCAATCTAATTTCAATATCGATTTTGCGGCTTTGAGCTACACAGCACCAGAATTGACGCAATACTGGTATAAACTGGATGGCATTAGTGACGATTGGGTATACCTGAATAAAAACAATAAAGTTTTTTTTACGGAACTTCCTTCTGGCGATTATAAATTTAGAGTAAAATCTTTAAGTGCGGGCGGAATTTGGAGCAAGGAAGCGATGGTTGCTATTACTATTTTACCGCCGTTTTGGGCAAGCAATTATGCCTTTTTCCTTTATTTCTTATTAATAGCAGGATCTCTTTACTGGCTTTTACGCAGGTATCATCATATGAATATCAAAGAAAATGACAGAAAAATTGCTACGCTTAATAATGAGAAAGAAAAAGAAATCTATCATGCTAAAATTGAATTTTTCACTAATGTTGCACATGAAATAAGAACTCCTCTAACCCTGATTAAAAGCCCTTTAGAAAGTTTACTAAAAAGGAGTTACGAGTCTCCCGATATTATTCCAAATTTATCTTTAATGGAGAAAAACACTTCTCGTCTTTTAAATTTAGTGAATGAACTTTTAGATTTTAGAAAAACAGAAATGGAAGGTTTAGGATTGACTTTTGTTGAAACCAATATTTCTGTTTTAGTAAAGCAATTGCAATTACAATTTACGCCCTTAAGCGAAGAAAAAAATATTTACGTAAAATTGGAACTGGGAGAAAAAGATGTTTATGCTTTTGTTGACGAAGAAGCCATTCGAAAAATCCTCAGCAACCTTATCAGCAATGCGATAAAATATGCTAAAAGTGAAGTGGTTATAACGTTGTTTAGAGATGAAAACTCTTTAGAATTCATCGTTAAAAATGATGGAAATCTGATTCCAAAAAGTCTTAAAAACAAGATTTTCGAGCCCTTCTTTAGGATATTGGGGTCAGAAACTCAAACTGGCACTGGAATCGGATTATCATTAGCACACTCGTTGACAGAATTGCATAACGGAACTTTAAAATTGCAATTTTTGGATGATTCTATGAATACGTTTGTTTTAAAACTCCCACTTCGCCAGCAAAGTGAATTTCATTTGTATAAAGACAATTCTGAAAATGCTTTAAAAGAAACCAATGAAGAATTGGAAAATGAAGCGACGGCCAAAAATATACGAACGCAAATACTTGTTGTGGAAGATAACATGGAACTCCTTAATTTTATGAGTAAAGAGTTAGGCAAAGAGTATAAAATTTTTAAGGCTGCAAATGGCGAAGAAGCACTGAAAGTCATTCACAATGAAACCATTCATATCGTCATAAGCGATATTACAATGCCAATTATGGACGGTATTGAATTGTGCAGCCGTATAAAATCGAATCTCGAAACAAGCCATATTCCGGTTATTTTATTAACTGCTTTAAGCGCCGTCCAATCCAGAATTCAAGGATTGGAATCAGGTGCTGACGCTTATATTGCAAAACCATTTTCAATGGATTTCATATTGGCCCAAATCACTAATTTATTGTCTAACCGACGTCATTTAATGGAGCATTATGCGAGTTCTCCTTTATCGCATTTAAAAACAATTGCGCATAATAAAATCGATGAAGAGTTTATTAAAAAACTAGATGACATTATAAATCAGAATATGGCAGATACCAATTTAAGTGTCGAATCTTTAGCAGATATTTTGCATATGAGCCGTTCTACTTTATATAGAAAAATAAAAGACATTACGAATTTAAGTCCAAACGAATTGATTAACAATGCCCGTTTGAAGAAAGCTGCGGAACTGCTGCTTTCCGGAAAATATAAGGTTTACGAAATTGCTGAAATTGTAGGTTATAATTCCCAATCAAGTTTCAGCAGGAATTTTCAAAAAAGCTTTGCGATGTCGCCGTCAGAATTTGTTAGCAATGAGAAAACTGCATCTAAAGAATAA
- a CDS encoding AraC family transcriptional regulator, whose amino-acid sequence MINDYKKHDLYGKTLIQKIELIPPFKFDFPVTQQACFLYVKAGEADYQIDDEQINVAANYSLLLNCINSGKQIRNSKSNSNCEIVIVTFYPEILKKIYDKELPLLLQKPNIAVKNKYSEKINNDFLIQKYIEGLLFYFENPSLINEDILVLKVKEIILLLSQTQNSESIQLILSQLFSPATYIFKQIIEANLFSQLTIEELAQQNNLSVSSFKREFAKIYRDTPANYIKTKKLEKAAELLLVSDQRITEIAFDCGFNDLANFTRSFTSKYNVSPTNYRQKPNNNR is encoded by the coding sequence ATGATAAACGATTATAAAAAACATGATCTTTATGGCAAAACACTGATTCAGAAAATTGAATTGATTCCGCCATTTAAGTTTGATTTTCCCGTTACCCAACAGGCTTGTTTTTTATATGTTAAAGCTGGAGAAGCCGATTATCAGATCGATGATGAGCAGATAAACGTTGCCGCTAATTATTCGTTATTGTTGAATTGCATAAATTCTGGGAAACAAATTCGCAATTCAAAATCAAACAGCAATTGTGAAATCGTAATCGTTACATTTTATCCCGAGATATTAAAAAAAATATACGATAAAGAACTTCCATTATTGCTTCAAAAACCAAATATTGCAGTTAAGAATAAATATAGTGAAAAAATAAACAATGATTTTTTAATTCAGAAGTATATTGAAGGTCTTTTGTTCTATTTTGAAAACCCATCATTGATTAATGAAGATATTTTGGTGTTGAAAGTGAAAGAGATTATACTTCTGTTATCCCAAACGCAAAATTCAGAGTCGATACAATTAATTTTATCACAGCTTTTTTCTCCTGCGACTTACATTTTCAAACAAATAATTGAAGCAAATTTGTTTTCACAGCTTACCATTGAGGAGTTGGCACAGCAAAATAATTTAAGCGTTTCATCATTCAAACGCGAATTTGCAAAAATATACCGCGATACGCCAGCCAATTATATTAAGACTAAAAAGTTGGAGAAAGCTGCCGAATTACTTCTTGTTTCAGATCAGCGCATTACCGAAATAGCTTTTGATTGTGGTTTCAATGATTTAGCCAATTTTACTAGAAGTTTTACCAGCAAATACAATGTAAGTCCAACAAATTATCGGCAGAAACCGAATAATAATCGGTAA